Proteins co-encoded in one Actinomadura luteofluorescens genomic window:
- a CDS encoding tetratricopeptide repeat protein codes for MTEHPAGVEPYERGMEAKRGGDLAEAERLLRQAFEAGHPGGAHELGHIAAERGDDGEALAWWRRAAEAGLPESAFEVGYGAERAGDLEAAERWYRRSAEGGFSGGTLNLGILLENRGDVEEAMGFFRRAWDLGSDKAAFNLGRLYDDDGKGDLDAAETWYTRAAERGNGGAAFNLGFVRQDKGDPAGSLQAWRQAADLGHPKAAYCLGAHFEQAGDQDTAIGWFRRSVQEAGAEQAARRLGDLYRRRGDEPRARFWTEFPNGLSGYSPEFTMFASAGSAAAIQRQNLLNEAVGEVHIAFDVDARTLTAGGRTFHGMTFLGSFSHLSDTWLWAWANPHFGESVPAVAPLAAVREHGERHAVPELAAGRLDLSGFPEPHQAATTMAIAAAALLGGGGVQSCRVNDGKGSFYFHVDDPALPKPEFDPLSATRLMMTAAEVFPTEQRRVVSGYLAHHGCRIRESEEVVEGISPQGGQVTVAFTPDGLIKATSAGRATAG; via the coding sequence ATGACCGAACACCCGGCCGGAGTCGAACCGTACGAGCGCGGCATGGAGGCCAAACGCGGCGGTGACCTGGCGGAGGCCGAGCGGTTGCTGCGGCAGGCGTTCGAAGCGGGGCATCCGGGCGGCGCGCACGAGCTCGGCCATATCGCGGCGGAACGCGGCGACGACGGGGAGGCGTTGGCGTGGTGGCGCCGCGCCGCCGAGGCGGGGCTCCCCGAGAGCGCCTTCGAGGTCGGCTACGGCGCGGAGCGGGCCGGCGACCTGGAGGCCGCCGAACGCTGGTACCGGCGGTCCGCCGAGGGCGGGTTCTCGGGCGGCACCCTGAACCTCGGCATCCTCCTGGAGAACCGGGGCGACGTCGAGGAGGCCATGGGCTTCTTCCGCCGGGCGTGGGATCTCGGCTCGGACAAGGCCGCCTTCAACCTCGGCCGCCTGTACGACGACGACGGGAAGGGCGACCTCGACGCGGCGGAGACCTGGTACACCCGCGCCGCCGAACGCGGCAACGGCGGCGCCGCGTTCAACCTCGGGTTCGTGCGGCAGGACAAGGGCGACCCCGCGGGGTCGCTCCAGGCGTGGCGGCAGGCCGCCGACCTCGGGCACCCCAAGGCCGCCTACTGCCTCGGCGCGCACTTCGAGCAGGCGGGGGACCAGGACACCGCAATCGGCTGGTTCCGCAGGTCCGTGCAGGAGGCCGGCGCCGAGCAGGCCGCCCGCAGGCTCGGCGACCTCTACCGGCGCCGGGGCGACGAGCCCCGCGCCCGGTTCTGGACGGAGTTCCCGAACGGGCTCAGCGGCTACAGCCCGGAGTTCACCATGTTCGCCAGCGCCGGGTCGGCCGCGGCGATCCAGCGGCAGAACCTCCTCAACGAGGCCGTCGGGGAGGTTCACATCGCCTTCGACGTCGACGCACGCACCCTCACCGCGGGCGGCCGCACCTTCCACGGCATGACGTTCCTCGGCAGCTTCTCGCACCTGAGCGACACGTGGCTGTGGGCGTGGGCCAACCCCCACTTCGGCGAGAGCGTGCCCGCCGTAGCACCGCTGGCGGCCGTCCGTGAGCACGGCGAGCGCCACGCCGTCCCGGAGCTGGCGGCGGGACGGCTGGACCTGTCCGGTTTCCCCGAACCGCACCAGGCCGCGACCACCATGGCCATCGCCGCCGCCGCGCTGCTCGGCGGCGGCGGCGTGCAGAGCTGCCGCGTGAACGACGGCAAGGGCTCGTTCTACTTCCACGTCGACGACCCCGCCCTGCCCAAGCCCGAGTTCGACCCGCTCTCGGCGACGCGACTGATGATGACCGCCGCCGAGGTCTTCCCCACCGAGCAGCGCCGCGTCGTGAGCGGATACCTCGCCCACCACGGGTGCCGGATCAGGGAGTCCGAGGAGGTCGTCGAGGGCATCTCCCCGCAGGGCGGGCAGGTGACCGTCGCCTTCACCCCCGACGGCCTCATCAAGGCCACCAGCGCGGGCCGCGCAACCGCCGGCTGA
- a CDS encoding cupin domain-containing protein, which yields MSLISPDFDESVIVRSAEAEVIGRSPVTIRLLADSGATGGALSTQRVTLGAGADGAKPHRHDGSAEMFYMLDGTAQLLSGEQVVTAERGDLVVVPPGLPHAFAAAPGEDADILIVITPGVERFEYFRHLERIAYGKVPPESLLDVQEIYDTYFLSSEAWEKARA from the coding sequence ATGTCGCTGATCTCACCGGACTTCGACGAGTCCGTGATCGTCCGTTCCGCCGAGGCCGAGGTGATCGGCCGCTCCCCCGTCACCATCCGGCTGCTGGCCGACAGCGGCGCGACCGGCGGCGCCCTGTCCACCCAGCGCGTCACCCTGGGCGCCGGCGCCGACGGCGCCAAACCGCACCGCCACGACGGTTCCGCCGAGATGTTCTACATGCTGGACGGCACCGCCCAGCTCCTCTCGGGCGAGCAGGTGGTGACCGCCGAACGCGGCGACCTCGTCGTCGTCCCGCCCGGCCTGCCGCACGCCTTCGCCGCCGCCCCCGGGGAGGACGCCGACATCCTCATCGTCATCACCCCCGGCGTCGAGCGGTTCGAGTACTTCCGCCACCTGGAGCGCATCGCCTACGGGAAGGTCCCGCCCGAAAGCCTCCTGGACGTCCAGGAGATCTACGACACCTACTTCCTCAGCAGCGAGGCCTGGGAGAAGGCGCGAGCCTGA
- a CDS encoding DUF4267 domain-containing protein, whose amino-acid sequence MLTPVAYGLAIVLALFCVLIGVRFLTAPQAAATGYGVPAKADGDGAYLTIKGLRDLTFGVLGLALIAFADADAAAWYMLVVAIAPLGDTLIVLRHGGTKAVAFGIHFATAVAVLVSAALLFAI is encoded by the coding sequence ATGCTCACCCCTGTCGCCTACGGACTGGCCATCGTCCTCGCCCTGTTCTGCGTCCTCATCGGCGTCCGGTTCCTCACGGCGCCCCAGGCCGCGGCCACCGGCTACGGCGTCCCCGCCAAGGCCGACGGCGACGGCGCCTACCTGACGATCAAGGGGCTGCGCGACCTGACGTTCGGCGTCCTCGGCCTCGCCCTGATCGCTTTCGCCGACGCCGACGCCGCGGCCTGGTACATGCTGGTCGTGGCCATCGCGCCGCTCGGCGACACCCTGATCGTGCTGCGCCACGGCGGCACCAAGGCCGTCGCGTTCGGCATCCACTTCGCCACCGCCGTGGCCGTGCTCGTCAGCGCGGCCCTGCTGTTCGCCATCTGA
- a CDS encoding TetR/AcrR family transcriptional regulator: protein MSIQGRRERERAEREKLIITAARELAESEGWDAVTTRRLAAEIEYSQPVLYSHFKGKGAIMAAVAVEGCAELAAELRAARTAAPGPGEALADVAAAYTDFAERRPALYDVMFVRDVDLPFATPEAPPALQEAFGELRESVRPFAGGDDVDVLTETFWSGLHGLLILMRDGRMHREHHELRVAVLLRRFAA from the coding sequence ATGTCGATCCAGGGACGCCGGGAGCGCGAGCGGGCCGAACGCGAGAAGCTGATCATCACGGCGGCGCGGGAACTGGCCGAGAGCGAGGGGTGGGACGCGGTGACGACGCGGCGGCTCGCCGCGGAGATCGAGTACAGCCAGCCCGTCCTCTACAGCCATTTCAAGGGCAAGGGCGCCATCATGGCGGCGGTCGCGGTCGAGGGGTGCGCCGAGCTCGCGGCCGAGTTGCGGGCGGCGCGCACCGCGGCGCCCGGGCCCGGCGAAGCGCTGGCGGACGTCGCGGCGGCCTACACCGACTTCGCGGAGCGCAGGCCCGCCCTCTACGACGTGATGTTCGTCAGGGACGTCGACCTGCCGTTCGCGACCCCCGAGGCGCCGCCCGCGCTCCAGGAGGCCTTCGGTGAGCTACGCGAGAGCGTCCGGCCGTTCGCGGGCGGGGACGACGTGGACGTGCTCACCGAGACGTTCTGGAGCGGCCTGCACGGGCTCCTCATCCTGATGCGCGACGGGCGCATGCACCGCGAGCACCACGAGCTGCGCGTGGCCGTCCTGCTCCGCCGCTTCGCCGCCTGA
- a CDS encoding aspartate aminotransferase family protein: MTESDVTSQQHDAMQRAARDHLWMHFARHAASGDGGEIPVIVRGEGPYVYDSAGRRYLDGLAGLFTVQAGHGREELAQAAAKQAAELAYFPIWSYAHPKAVELAERLAALAPGDLNRVFFTTGGGDAVESAWKLAKHYFKLTGKPGKHKVISRAVAYHGTPHGALSITGLPGLKAPYEPLVPSGFRVPNTNIYRAAQHRDDPEAFGRWAADRIEEAIEFEGADTVAAVFLEPVQNAGGCFPPPPGYFERVREICDRHDVLLVSDEVICAFGRLGTMFGAQRFGYTPDIITFAKGVTSGYAPLGGMLVADRLFEPFRGGTEMFAHGYTFGGHPVSAAVALANLDLFEREDLTGHVTRNRDAFRGTLERLRDLPIVGDVRGDGYFYGIELVKDQETRETFDDEESERLLRGFLDKALYEAGLYCRADDRGDPVVQLAPPLICDQGHFDEIEQILRSVLQEAWTRL; encoded by the coding sequence ATGACGGAGTCGGACGTGACCAGCCAGCAGCACGACGCGATGCAGAGGGCGGCGCGCGACCATCTGTGGATGCACTTCGCGCGGCACGCGGCGTCCGGGGACGGCGGCGAGATCCCGGTGATCGTCCGGGGCGAGGGCCCCTACGTGTACGACTCGGCGGGCCGCCGCTACCTGGACGGGCTCGCCGGGCTGTTCACCGTCCAGGCCGGGCACGGGCGCGAGGAACTGGCGCAGGCCGCCGCCAAGCAGGCCGCCGAGCTGGCCTACTTCCCGATCTGGTCGTACGCGCATCCGAAGGCCGTCGAGCTGGCCGAGCGGCTCGCCGCCCTCGCGCCGGGCGACCTGAACCGCGTCTTCTTCACCACCGGGGGCGGCGACGCGGTCGAGAGCGCGTGGAAGCTCGCCAAGCACTACTTCAAGCTCACCGGGAAGCCGGGCAAGCACAAGGTGATCAGCCGCGCGGTCGCCTACCACGGCACCCCGCACGGCGCGCTGTCGATCACGGGCCTGCCGGGCCTGAAGGCGCCCTACGAGCCGCTGGTGCCGAGCGGCTTCCGGGTGCCGAACACCAACATCTACCGGGCCGCCCAGCACCGCGACGACCCCGAGGCGTTCGGCCGGTGGGCCGCCGACCGGATCGAGGAGGCCATCGAGTTCGAGGGCGCCGACACCGTCGCCGCCGTGTTCCTGGAGCCGGTGCAGAACGCCGGCGGCTGCTTCCCGCCGCCGCCCGGCTACTTCGAGCGCGTCCGCGAGATCTGCGACAGGCACGACGTCCTGCTGGTGTCGGACGAGGTGATCTGCGCGTTCGGCCGCCTCGGGACGATGTTCGGCGCGCAGCGCTTCGGCTACACGCCCGACATCATCACCTTCGCCAAGGGTGTGACGTCCGGGTATGCGCCGCTCGGCGGGATGCTCGTCGCCGACCGCCTGTTCGAGCCGTTCAGGGGCGGGACGGAGATGTTCGCGCACGGCTACACCTTCGGTGGTCACCCGGTGTCGGCCGCGGTGGCGCTGGCCAACCTCGACCTGTTCGAGCGCGAGGACCTGACCGGGCACGTCACGCGCAACCGGGACGCGTTCCGGGGCACGCTGGAGCGGCTGCGCGACCTGCCGATCGTCGGGGACGTGCGCGGCGACGGCTACTTCTACGGGATCGAGCTGGTGAAGGACCAGGAGACGCGCGAGACGTTCGACGACGAGGAGTCCGAGCGCCTGCTGCGCGGGTTCCTCGACAAGGCCCTCTACGAGGCGGGCCTGTACTGCCGGGCCGACGACCGCGGCGACCCCGTCGTCCAGCTGGCGCCGCCGCTGATCTGCGACCAGGGGCACTTCGACGAGATCGAGCAGATCCTGCGCTCGGTCCTCCAGGAGGCGTGGACGCGGTTGTGA
- a CDS encoding GMC family oxidoreductase, producing the protein MEHDYVIVGAGSAGCALAARLSEDASVTVALLEAGGPDDKSEIHIPAAFPKLFKTEYDWDYSTAAQPEMDGRELYWPRGRMLGGSSSLNAMMWVRGHYDDYDDWDVPGWSYEDVVPYFKRVEGRVGSNKGDVYGTSGPVTISEQRSPNVTTRAFLEACAASGLNRLPELNGPSNEGYALTPVSQRRGRRCSAADAYLRPARKRPNLTVVTGAQVSRVLIEDGRATGVEYGGERVTARREVVLAAGAVGSPHLLMLSGVGDPEHLRSAGVEPLVESPEVGRHLQDHLSVGVVRHCPRKVTLAGAESLPNIARYLLARRGPFTSNVGEAVVFTKSDSALHAPDLELIFAPAPYVAHGLTPPAEHGVTLGVVLLRPESSGRVALASADPAAPPVIDPGYLTEESDLRRLMHGVRRAEELLAADALRPFVGDVMEPYVGAGDEEALAAYVRGHAETLYHPTGTCRMGTGADSVVDPDLRVRGVDGLRVADVSVLPQITRGHTNAPAIMIGEKAADLIRARAS; encoded by the coding sequence ATGGAACACGACTATGTCATCGTCGGCGCCGGGTCCGCGGGGTGCGCCCTGGCCGCCCGGCTCTCCGAGGACGCCTCCGTCACCGTCGCCCTCCTGGAGGCGGGCGGGCCGGACGACAAGAGCGAGATCCACATCCCGGCCGCGTTCCCGAAGCTCTTCAAGACCGAGTACGACTGGGACTACAGCACCGCCGCGCAGCCGGAGATGGACGGGCGCGAGCTGTACTGGCCGCGGGGGAGGATGCTCGGCGGGTCGTCCTCGCTGAACGCGATGATGTGGGTGCGCGGCCACTACGACGACTACGACGACTGGGACGTCCCCGGCTGGTCGTACGAGGACGTCGTCCCGTACTTCAAGCGGGTGGAGGGGCGCGTCGGCAGCAACAAGGGCGACGTGTACGGGACGTCCGGCCCGGTCACGATCTCCGAGCAGCGCAGCCCGAACGTGACGACGCGGGCGTTCCTGGAGGCGTGCGCCGCGTCCGGCCTCAACCGGCTGCCCGAGCTGAACGGCCCGTCCAACGAGGGGTACGCGCTGACGCCGGTCAGCCAGCGGCGCGGCAGGCGGTGCAGCGCGGCCGACGCGTACCTGCGCCCCGCGCGCAAGCGGCCCAACCTGACCGTCGTGACGGGCGCGCAGGTGTCGCGGGTCCTGATCGAGGACGGCCGCGCGACCGGCGTGGAGTACGGCGGGGAGCGCGTCACGGCGCGCCGGGAGGTCGTCCTGGCCGCGGGCGCCGTCGGGTCGCCGCACCTGCTGATGCTGTCCGGCGTCGGCGACCCCGAGCATCTGCGGAGCGCCGGAGTCGAGCCGCTCGTGGAGTCCCCGGAGGTGGGCCGCCACCTCCAGGACCACCTGTCGGTCGGCGTCGTGCGGCACTGCCCGAGGAAGGTCACGCTCGCGGGTGCGGAGTCGCTGCCGAACATCGCCCGCTACCTGCTCGCGCGGCGCGGGCCGTTCACCTCCAACGTGGGCGAGGCGGTCGTCTTCACCAAGAGCGACTCCGCGCTGCACGCCCCCGACCTCGAACTGATCTTCGCGCCGGCGCCCTACGTCGCGCACGGGCTCACGCCGCCGGCCGAGCACGGCGTGACGCTCGGCGTCGTGCTGCTGCGTCCCGAGTCGTCCGGGCGCGTCGCGCTCGCCTCCGCCGACCCGGCCGCGCCGCCGGTGATCGACCCCGGCTACCTGACGGAGGAGAGCGACCTGCGGCGGCTGATGCACGGCGTCCGCCGCGCGGAGGAGCTGCTGGCCGCCGACGCGCTCAGGCCCTTCGTCGGCGACGTCATGGAGCCGTACGTGGGGGCCGGCGACGAGGAGGCGCTTGCCGCGTACGTCCGGGGGCACGCCGAGACGCTCTACCACCCGACCGGCACGTGCCGGATGGGCACCGGCGCCGACTCCGTCGTCGACCCGGACCTGCGCGTCCGCGGCGTCGACGGGCTCAGGGTCGCGGACGTGTCGGTCCTGCCGCAGATCACCCGGGGCCACACCAACGCCCCCGCGATCATGATCGGTGAGAAGGCCGCCGACCTGATCAGGGCGCGAGCCAGCTGA
- a CDS encoding alpha/beta fold hydrolase, which yields MGDITTGSVNANGLDFGYLAAGPQDGPLALLLHGFPDSPHTWRHLMPELAAAGYRAVAPFMRGYAPTSVPEDGAYQSGALAADAVALHEALGGGPDAVLVGHDWGAFATYGAANAAPDRWRTAVALSVPPISVMTTAFFDYEQLKRSFYIFVFQTPLAELALNRAFVEGLWRDWSPADGRDRSGDVDRVMECLAAPANAAAAIGYYRAMLDPSRLVDRYAAEQRATTVVGERPVLYLHGAEDGCLAADAVDLDAVRAALPPGSRAERIGGAGHFLQLDRPAEVNERVLSWLAP from the coding sequence ATGGGCGACATCACGACCGGATCGGTCAACGCCAACGGGCTCGACTTCGGATACCTCGCCGCCGGCCCCCAGGACGGGCCCCTGGCGCTGCTGCTGCACGGCTTCCCAGACTCCCCGCACACCTGGCGGCACCTCATGCCGGAACTGGCCGCCGCCGGATACCGCGCCGTGGCCCCCTTCATGCGCGGCTACGCCCCCACGTCCGTCCCCGAGGACGGCGCGTACCAGAGCGGCGCGCTCGCCGCCGACGCCGTCGCCCTCCACGAGGCCCTCGGCGGCGGCCCCGACGCCGTGCTCGTCGGCCACGACTGGGGCGCCTTCGCCACCTACGGCGCCGCCAACGCCGCCCCCGACCGCTGGCGCACGGCCGTCGCCCTGTCCGTCCCGCCCATATCGGTGATGACGACCGCGTTCTTCGACTACGAGCAGCTCAAGCGCTCGTTCTACATCTTCGTCTTCCAGACGCCGCTCGCCGAGCTCGCCCTGAACCGCGCGTTCGTCGAGGGGCTGTGGCGCGACTGGTCCCCGGCGGACGGCCGCGACCGGTCCGGGGACGTCGACCGCGTCATGGAGTGCCTCGCCGCGCCCGCCAACGCGGCGGCGGCGATCGGGTACTACCGCGCGATGCTCGACCCGTCCCGGCTCGTCGACCGGTACGCGGCCGAGCAGCGGGCGACCACCGTCGTGGGCGAGCGCCCCGTGCTCTACCTGCACGGCGCCGAGGACGGCTGCCTCGCCGCGGACGCGGTGGACCTCGACGCCGTCCGGGCCGCCCTCCCGCCGGGGTCGCGGGCCGAGCGGATCGGCGGCGCCGGCCACTTCCTCCAGCTGGACCGCCCCGCCGAGGTGAACGAGCGCGTGCTCAGCTGGCTCGCGCCCTGA